One Campylobacter lari DNA segment encodes these proteins:
- a CDS encoding sulfite exporter TauE/SafE family protein — MNLDFIALASIAFLSSFGHCYGMCGGFVLAYTQLSKQIKLPFSLLIFSYHLSRIFAYVCLGVFFGIFGNLFSFNEFAKGVMFFIIGLFMMILACALIFKGKLLVFFESSLIFDYVIKKSISRLIQNKSLKSTIFLGFLNGFVPCGLVYFYIAFGMSVQNVYLAALIMLVFGLSTLPALVFFAYFSKTLSEKFQKTASLISYLLIFLYGVYFSYTGFMLTR; from the coding sequence GTGAATTTAGATTTTATTGCTTTAGCGAGTATAGCTTTTCTTTCGAGCTTTGGACATTGCTATGGAATGTGTGGAGGCTTTGTTTTAGCTTATACTCAGCTTTCAAAGCAAATCAAACTTCCTTTTTCTCTTTTGATTTTCTCTTATCATTTATCTCGAATTTTTGCTTATGTTTGCTTAGGTGTATTTTTTGGAATTTTTGGAAATTTATTTTCTTTTAATGAATTTGCAAAAGGTGTAATGTTTTTTATTATTGGGCTTTTTATGATGATTTTGGCTTGTGCTTTAATTTTTAAAGGAAAATTGTTAGTTTTTTTTGAAAGCTCTTTAATTTTTGATTATGTCATTAAAAAAAGCATTTCAAGATTAATTCAAAACAAGTCTTTAAAAAGTACTATTTTTTTAGGCTTTTTAAATGGCTTTGTGCCTTGTGGCTTAGTATATTTTTATATAGCTTTTGGAATGAGTGTACAAAATGTTTATTTAGCAGCATTGATTATGCTTGTTTTTGGACTTTCAACCTTGCCTGCATTGGTATTTTTTGCTTATTTTTCTAAAACACTGAGTGAAAAATTCCAAAAAACAGCTAGTTTGATTTCTTACTTATTAATCTTTTTATATGGAGTGTATTTTTCATATACAGGCTTTATGCTTACAAGGTAA